Proteins from one Methanococcus maripaludis C5 genomic window:
- a CDS encoding DUF3244 domain-containing protein has translation MKKHFLLFLLFLLGVMGSVNAEYLTVPETCTPSSYCVVLDDSAMTTEATITIIENIDFVAYLPVVTGVDGNTIYFASEKDLGRFCNYISADYLQIPFNGEFSPYINGQYSPYGLLKGVWSYDLGGDYVEDHIYINTTVPETFYMMLFPNHGQFSGDDIYLNGNMIHTSHDVACTTPVFKTPTSAITNDLRLVLDGSSYVSRMTYTVVIFGNFVYDSTSSYSSIYTMIAPPELYYITFESVVNDFNVYDGDNLLGTFDDGDIIQFATGTHEITVEKDGFTYTESVVMDEDYTMQLPFRSIPLSIEYSEGGLTDVSVYKNGTFFNNYSDGDLLDVLDGTYEFTFVKSGFWNETESFTVSNITEEISVRMYPESVFFKISNTPVEITTYSNSEVNIALNIEPNDNAYGVKLYLTGQEVLDVRDSSNVQISKQDSYYLLDDLTNAKTVNVKINSGTILGTNSLAVRVTGYNSIGTEFVTDTTIDYEIVRLPLSLTVPNWCIGSNSLTVIETEGETRTVTIKVEDSDENIIYSDSYTLEGFETHKFNIDFEETGDYKLYIQSGDLINTYIDVNVANPVSLTTKTITASEGSTGTVTVSIENPFSEPQYYRLTIEGTPLVNSTKVDFSISPGSSKVQSLSFTLLDSLDYDSYSLPLKVYLVEESGLTEIYSDSVILNIGSSGSFIPFIDLDDGIIDTVITLVYDNYKIAGILIISGLGLYVVFGRKKGKKPLKTIKKPIVKKDGKKGGK, from the coding sequence ATGAAAAAACACTTTCTTCTTTTTTTACTATTCTTACTGGGTGTAATGGGTTCCGTAAATGCGGAATATTTGACGGTTCCCGAAACCTGTACTCCGTCTAGTTACTGTGTTGTACTGGACGATAGTGCCATGACTACGGAAGCAACGATAACAATTATTGAAAATATAGATTTTGTTGCTTATCTGCCTGTTGTTACTGGTGTAGATGGAAACACAATTTATTTTGCTTCGGAAAAAGATTTAGGTCGATTCTGTAATTATATTAGTGCAGATTACCTACAAATTCCGTTCAATGGGGAGTTTTCGCCATATATAAATGGTCAATACTCACCGTATGGGCTGTTAAAAGGTGTTTGGAGTTACGACCTTGGTGGGGATTATGTCGAGGATCATATTTACATCAATACAACAGTTCCTGAAACGTTTTACATGATGCTCTTTCCTAATCACGGTCAATTTTCGGGGGACGATATTTATCTAAACGGAAATATGATTCATACTTCCCACGATGTAGCCTGTACGACTCCTGTGTTTAAAACTCCCACATCTGCAATAACTAACGATTTGCGTTTAGTTCTTGATGGTTCGAGTTATGTTTCCCGAATGACCTATACTGTGGTTATCTTTGGAAATTTCGTTTATGATTCAACTTCAAGTTATTCAAGTATCTATACAATGATTGCACCGCCTGAACTGTACTATATAACGTTTGAATCTGTTGTAAACGATTTTAATGTTTATGATGGGGATAATTTATTAGGAACGTTTGATGATGGGGATATAATTCAATTTGCAACTGGAACACATGAAATAACAGTTGAAAAAGATGGATTTACATATACTGAATCTGTGGTTATGGATGAAGATTATACAATGCAATTACCTTTTAGGTCTATTCCTTTGAGTATTGAATATTCAGAAGGTGGATTGACTGATGTAAGCGTTTATAAAAATGGAACATTTTTTAATAATTATTCAGATGGGGATTTATTAGATGTTCTTGATGGAACGTATGAATTTACATTCGTTAAATCGGGTTTTTGGAATGAAACAGAATCTTTTACAGTAAGTAACATTACTGAAGAAATATCTGTTAGAATGTACCCTGAATCAGTATTTTTTAAAATTTCAAATACTCCTGTCGAAATTACAACTTATTCAAATTCTGAAGTGAATATCGCACTAAACATTGAACCAAACGATAATGCTTACGGTGTTAAGTTATACTTGACAGGTCAGGAAGTTTTAGATGTCAGGGATTCTTCAAATGTTCAAATTTCAAAACAGGATAGTTATTATTTACTTGATGACCTTACAAATGCAAAAACAGTAAATGTAAAAATTAATTCTGGAACTATTTTAGGTACAAATAGTTTAGCTGTAAGGGTTACAGGTTATAATTCAATTGGTACGGAGTTTGTAACAGATACTACAATTGATTACGAAATAGTAAGACTTCCACTCTCTTTAACAGTTCCTAACTGGTGTATTGGAAGTAATTCTTTAACAGTTATTGAAACTGAAGGGGAAACAAGAACTGTTACTATAAAAGTTGAAGATTCAGATGAAAATATAATCTATTCTGATTCATATACGCTTGAAGGTTTTGAAACTCATAAATTCAATATCGACTTTGAAGAAACCGGAGATTACAAACTTTACATTCAATCAGGGGATTTAATCAACACTTACATTGATGTAAATGTGGCTAATCCTGTTTCTTTGACAACAAAAACAATTACTGCAAGTGAAGGAAGTACTGGAACTGTAACCGTAAGTATTGAAAACCCATTTTCAGAACCCCAATATTACAGATTAACGATTGAAGGAACTCCTTTAGTTAATTCTACAAAAGTAGATTTTTCAATTTCTCCAGGAAGTTCTAAAGTTCAATCACTGTCATTTACCTTGCTTGATAGTTTAGACTATGACAGCTATTCACTACCTTTGAAGGTTTATCTGGTAGAAGAATCCGGTTTAACTGAAATCTATTCAGATAGTGTAATATTGAATATCGGTTCAAGTGGTTCATTTATTCCTTTCATTGATTTAGATGATGGAATAATTGATACAGTAATTACTTTGGTTTATGATAACTACAAAATCGCAGGAATTTTAATTATTTCAGGTTTAGGTTTGTATGTGGTCTTTGGAAGAAAAAAAGGTAAAAAACCTTTAAAAACCATTAAAAAGCCGATTGTAAAAAAAGACGGTAAAAAGGGTGGTAAATAA
- a CDS encoding PEGA domain-containing protein yields the protein MFKEMKENLKKILVVTMVLFSCVLPACATDVTFNTNGINEIEVYSSDDTLLGTINDSGVLNITDEAQNITLVKEYYDNETVEVDPTVATECNVTLELTEYVVQINANVEECDVYEDGVLLGTYDNTSQVLSLTYGTYYLTFSKTGYENVSMNLTVPGVTEINVSMSEIVEETEEENTTTTTTEETEDVQTAILIAYAEGDDIVDIFTENKVFFGLIAVVFIVALIGNMPKGKGFNRK from the coding sequence GTGTTTAAAGAAATGAAAGAAAATTTGAAAAAAATTCTTGTAGTTACAATGGTTTTATTCTCTTGCGTGTTACCAGCTTGTGCTACCGATGTAACTTTTAATACGAATGGAATTAACGAAATTGAAGTTTATTCTTCAGATGATACTTTACTTGGTACAATTAACGATTCAGGTGTTTTGAATATAACAGATGAAGCTCAAAACATTACCCTCGTTAAAGAATACTATGATAACGAAACTGTTGAAGTAGACCCAACTGTAGCAACTGAATGTAACGTTACACTTGAATTAACTGAATACGTAGTACAAATTAACGCAAACGTTGAAGAATGCGATGTTTACGAAGATGGCGTACTTTTAGGTACTTACGATAACACTTCACAAGTATTAAGCCTTACATACGGTACGTACTACTTAACTTTCTCAAAAACAGGATATGAAAACGTTTCAATGAACCTCACAGTTCCAGGAGTTACTGAAATTAACGTTTCAATGTCTGAAATTGTAGAAGAAACTGAAGAAGAAAATACTACAACTACAACAACTGAAGAAACCGAAGATGTTCAAACTGCAATATTGATTGCTTACGCTGAAGGCGATGATATTGTAGATATTTTTACTGAAAATAAAGTATTCTTTGGTTTAATTGCAGTTGTATTCATTGTAGCACTTATCGGCAATATGCCAAAAGGAAAAGGATTTAACAGGAAATAA